The genomic segment GGGGACGTCTTGGCCGCCGTCGGTGACGAGCGATGGGTCGATCTCGTCAGTCTGGTCGGCGTGGCGCGCTTCGATACGGACGATGTGCGACTCGTCGGTCGCACCCTTGTGTTTCGTGACAGTCCGCTCGACCTCGGTCGGCGGTCCGTCGTGGTCGTGCGGGTGGCCGTCGGTGGTGAGCGTCCCCTCGAACTCGCAGTCGAGACAGACGAGCGCCCACTCCGTCTGGACGTCACTCATCCTCCCCCTCCAGCCGCATGGCGGCGAACTGCGCGATCTCGTGGAACGCCTCGGTCTGTTCGGTCGCGTTCACGTCCTCGGTCTCGCGGTCCCACGTACACGCGCCCGCCTCGACGAGTCGCGGCAGGTGCGTGTGGACCAGCGAGATCCGGACCGTGTCGAGCGACCGGCGCGTCCGGGAGGCGACGAACCCCGCGACGCTGTCGACCGTCGCGTGCGGCTGATCGGCGAGATACGCGATCACGGCCGCACGCGTCTCACTGGTGAGGACACCGTGGACGGTCGCGCGGTCGGCGGTGATCTTCGCGGTGGTGGTGCCGCCGTCAGTGACAGCTCGCTCCTCCATCGCCTGCAGTTGTTCGTGCGGGCGCACGCCGACCGCCTGTGGCCGCGTCGCGTGAGCGAGAATCCGCTGCTGTGCTGCCGTCTCCTCGGTCTCGTCTCCCTCGGCGGGCATCACTCCGCACCTCCGTCGGTCCGCACCGTCGTCGCGTTCGTGGCGCTGGGCGCCGTTTCGTCGCCGTCGACGATGGGGGCCGCGAGGTAGTCGACGTACGCGACGTACACCTCGCGCCCGCCCTCGGTCAGTTCGTACTCGTTGGTGCGCTTGTCGAGTTCGCGCTTCGTGACCAGGCCGTCGTCGACGAGTCTGTCGAGATTCGGGTACAGCCGGCCGTGGTTGATCTCTTTGCTGTAGTAGTCCTCTAACTCGCGCTTGATCGCGAGGCCGTAGCGCGCCTCGTCGGCGAGGACACGCAGGATCGTGTGCTGGAAGGCCGTCAGATCGCTCGCGTGGACCGAATCGGTTGGTTCTGCAACTGTTCCGCCGTCCGTCCTGAGGGAATGCTTTTCCCCTTGGTTGTGCGTATTGCTCATTGGGCTAACCCCGGTGGTTTCGCATCGTCGAACCCCCGTCCGAGGGGTTGGCCCATCCGACCGGCGTGTTCCAGCACGCCGGTTTTCTGCCGAGTGGATGGGACATTCTGTCATTAACAGTCCGCCTACATATAGCTTACTGAGCAAAGCTCATTCAGACTATGTAGAACGCATTTTGAATGCGCTTGGCGATGGATATAAGCAGGAAAGACGCGTAAAAATCGGCAACCGGTGTTGATATGAGCGTCGTAACAGACGGTTCGGACATGCGCCAGCGAGCGGACTGGATGTCGTACCCCGCCGACGACACCATTCTCGAACTTTTGCGGGACTACGGCAACCTCACGCCGTCCGCGATCGAGTCCCTCGGAGGACCGTCCAAGAGCTGGGCGCAAAACCGACTCCCCGTTCTCGCGAGATACGGAATGGTCGGCCGTATTCACCGGGGGCTCTATTACATCTCGACACTCGGCGTCGGTTACCTCGACGAACACGTCGACGCCACCGAACTGAGTGAACGGGATGAACCGCTGGGTCCCGAGGACCGGCCGGAGTTCGTCTACGTCACTGACAACGACGAGTGAGTCAGTCACTGGCGGCCTCTTTGTACGGCGTTCCATCACCGTATCGGAGCTGGACTTCTTCGCGACG from the Halogeometricum rufum genome contains:
- a CDS encoding DUF7344 domain-containing protein — protein: MPAEGDETEETAAQQRILAHATRPQAVGVRPHEQLQAMEERAVTDGGTTTAKITADRATVHGVLTSETRAAVIAYLADQPHATVDSVAGFVASRTRRSLDTVRISLVHTHLPRLVEAGACTWDRETEDVNATEQTEAFHEIAQFAAMRLEGEDE
- a CDS encoding PadR family transcriptional regulator, whose protein sequence is MSNTHNQGEKHSLRTDGGTVAEPTDSVHASDLTAFQHTILRVLADEARYGLAIKRELEDYYSKEINHGRLYPNLDRLVDDGLVTKRELDKRTNEYELTEGGREVYVAYVDYLAAPIVDGDETAPSATNATTVRTDGGAE